A genomic region of Streptococcus hyointestinalis contains the following coding sequences:
- a CDS encoding type I restriction endonuclease subunit R, EcoR124 family, translating to MKIVRLLAETPQEVISLSKEQKIQFIADFRGLDHSFNHLKAFTDYDPHILTENHFSQEEYEDYAAVYKNVLAELKTDEPGEGNANDTITDDYELVAVDKITVDYDYIIDLISGFVDSLGDVESEAEYEKKLAEIKDTIAAYSEDNPKLGALLEGVLEDIINHKEKYENQDVSIIVNQLRQSAIEKE from the coding sequence TTGAAAATTGTTCGTCTTTTAGCAGAGACACCTCAAGAAGTTATTTCTTTGTCTAAAGAGCAAAAGATACAATTTATCGCTGACTTTAGAGGCTTAGACCATTCATTTAATCATCTAAAAGCCTTCACAGATTATGACCCGCACATTTTGACAGAGAATCATTTTTCACAAGAAGAATACGAGGATTATGCGGCGGTTTATAAAAATGTTTTAGCAGAGTTGAAAACAGACGAGCCAGGCGAGGGGAATGCAAACGATACAATTACTGATGACTATGAGCTTGTAGCTGTTGATAAAATCACTGTTGATTACGATTATATTATTGATTTGATTAGTGGTTTTGTCGATTCTCTTGGTGATGTCGAAAGCGAAGCAGAGTATGAAAAGAAACTGGCTGAAATCAAAGATACTATAGCGGCCTATTCAGAAGATAATCCAAAACTGGGTGCTCTTCTAGAAGGTGTTCTTGAAGATATTATCAATCATAAGGAAAAGTATGAAAATCAGGATGTCTCTATCATTGTCAATCAACTGCGCCAATCAGCTATTGAAAAGGAAAT
- a CDS encoding type I restriction enzyme subunit R domain-containing protein encodes MVETLGKNGLTPEEEERTYGKEAHMRQVLDVILNKSFAKFGMEKGRGETYEAMFTVSSIEQAQKYYELIKRIKAGQDELKISEDIRRALPDFPKVAITYSVTENDEASKLNQDKMKEALDDYNDMFGTNYNLAGINAYNANLNDRLARKEKKYLNRSQQLDIVIVVDRLLTGFDVPCLSTLFIDRQPMSPQNLIQAFSRTNRLFDTKKQYGQIVTFQSPQAFKEAINSALSLIFTWWRR; translated from the coding sequence ATGGTTGAAACACTTGGTAAAAACGGGCTTACTCCAGAAGAAGAGGAGCGTACCTATGGAAAAGAAGCTCATATGCGTCAAGTTTTAGATGTTATTTTGAACAAATCTTTTGCCAAATTTGGTATGGAAAAAGGTAGAGGTGAGACCTATGAAGCTATGTTTACCGTTAGTTCCATCGAACAGGCTCAAAAATATTATGAGCTTATCAAACGGATAAAAGCTGGTCAGGACGAGCTAAAAATTAGTGAGGACATTCGTCGAGCTCTCCCAGATTTTCCAAAAGTTGCCATTACTTATTCAGTTACTGAAAACGATGAAGCTTCTAAACTGAATCAAGATAAGATGAAAGAAGCTTTGGACGATTATAATGATATGTTTGGTACAAATTATAATCTGGCGGGTATCAATGCTTACAATGCTAATTTGAACGATCGCTTAGCACGTAAAGAGAAAAAATACTTAAATCGTAGTCAGCAACTTGATATCGTTATTGTTGTCGATAGACTTTTGACGGGATTTGATGTTCCTTGTTTGTCAACACTTTTCATTGATCGTCAACCGATGTCTCCACAAAACTTAATTCAAGCTTTCTCACGTACCAATCGCCTGTTTGATACGAAAAAACAATACGGTCAAATCGTCACTTTCCAATCACCACAAGCATTCAAAGAAGCTATCAATTCGGCATTAAGCCTTATATTCACGTGGTGGAGAAGGTGA
- a CDS encoding DEAD/DEAH box helicase family protein — protein sequence MCKRKLAFQSYADNDTIDVDDTENVNALIKKLTDGRRQMIVTTRQKMQTMINKRLKEGTTDYNKIRALKVAFVVDECHRAVTPQTKRELEAFFANSLWFGFTGTPIFEDNKYEQKGDLAQTTKQFIRRLFTQLYYQRSDS from the coding sequence ATGTGCAAACGAAAACTCGCCTTTCAGTCCTATGCTGATAACGATACGATTGATGTTGATGATACGGAAAACGTTAATGCATTGATTAAAAAATTGACAGACGGAAGACGTCAAATGATTGTGACCACACGTCAAAAAATGCAAACAATGATCAATAAACGTTTGAAAGAAGGGACAACAGATTACAACAAAATTCGAGCTTTAAAGGTTGCCTTTGTTGTTGACGAATGCCATAGAGCTGTCACACCACAGACAAAGAGAGAGTTAGAAGCTTTCTTTGCCAATTCCTTATGGTTTGGATTTACGGGAACGCCGATTTTTGAAGATAATAAATACGAACAAAAAGGTGACTTAGCTCAGACGACAAAACAGTTTATACGGAGACTGTTTACACAGCTATACTATCAAAGAAGCGATTCATGA